The Ischnura elegans chromosome 1, ioIscEleg1.1, whole genome shotgun sequence genome contains a region encoding:
- the LOC124162277 gene encoding U3 small nucleolar ribonucleoprotein protein IMP4 yields the protein MLRRQARLRREYLYRKAVEERNKVIQEKKNRLKQSFEENTPIHTDLKREALTLQKKLKWDDKGPQRAVEIGTETGGGGVSHEDDEYRWAGVENPKVLVTTSRDPSSRLKVFAKELRLVIPNAQRMNRGNHDVSELLSACRANDVTDLLIIHEHRGVPDGLVVCHLPYGPTAYFNLSGVVMRHDIPEIGTMSEQYPHLIFHNMTSKLATRVTNILKYLFPVPKEDSRRVVTFANHDDTICFRHHMFKRFQGATGRDLELVEIGPRFQLKLYEIKLGTLDHADAADVEWALRPFMNTTYKRRFLSDADGWDADDNEL from the exons ATGCTGAGACGTCAGGCACGTTTGAGGCGAGAGTATCTCTACAGAAAAGCTGTGGAGGAGAGAAATAAAGTTATTCAAGAAAAGAAGAATCGGCTGAAGCAGTCTTTCGAGGAAAATACACCTATACATACTGATTTGAAACGTGAAGCACTAActttgcagaaaaaattgaagtggGATGACAAAGGCCCACAAAGAGCCGTAGAGATTGGTACAGAGACTGGTGGTGGTGGAGTCAGCCATGAGGATGATGAGTATAGGTGGGCAGGAGTGGAGAATCCGAAGGTTCTTGTTACTACATCAAGGGATCCCTCATCTCGCCTGAAAGTTTTTGCTAAAGAGCTCAGACTGGTTATACCGAATGCCCAGCGGATGAATCGTGGTAACCATGATGTTAGTGAACTCTTGTCTGCATGTCGTGCCAATGATGTGACAGATTTATTAATAATACATGAACATCGTGGTGTACCGGATGGTCTTGTCGTTTGCCATCTACCTTATGGACCTACTGCGTACTTCAATTTGAGTGGGGTTGTAATGCGCCATGATATTCCTGAGATTGGGACAATGTCTGAGCAGTATCCCCACTTAATATTTCACAACATGACCTCCAAATTGGCCACTCGAGTTACCAACATTCTGAAGTATCTTTTCCCTGTGCCGAAGGAGGATTCGCGCAGAGTTGTGACTTTTGCTAACCACGACGACACGATTTGTTTCCGTCATCACATGTTCAAACGGtttcaag GAGCAACTGGTCGAGATCTGGAGCTTGTTGAAATTGGACCGAGGTTCCAATTAAAATTGTATGAAATCAAACTTGGTACTTTAGATCATGCCGATGCTGCTGATGTGGAATGGGCTCTGCGTCCATTCATGAATACAACTTACAAGAGGCGATTTCTATCAGATGCTGATGGGTGGGATGCAGATGATAATGAACTTTAA